Part of the Candidatus Bathyarchaeota archaeon genome, CTCTCTGATAAATTAATAAGAACTTCGTAAGAGAGTTTAGTCGGCTTTGCAATTCTTGCATCTACACTATCCCAACATCGAATTTCAATCTGAAGTCCAAAATCTCTTTTTCCATTTCTGATTCCAGTTACTTTATCATTATGTAAAATCGCCATACATTGAAACGCATCTATGTTTTTCAATTCTTCTTCAACAATAATTGTTGCTTTCCTTACGATTTCTACTCTCTCTGGTGAAGCTTCGCCTATCACTCTTGCTGCTAATGCTGGTCCAGGGAATGGAGGTCTATTGTAAATTGTATCTGGTAATCCAAGAGACTTTGCAACTTTTCTTACTCCATCTTTCCTTAATTGCACAAGCGGTTCTATGATTTTATATCCAAATACATCTTCGGGGTCAATTCCAATTTGTTCAAAGATATTATGTTGTCTTTTTATTCCTGCAACGGTCTCTTCAACATCTGTAAGAATTGTACCGTGTAAAAGGAATTTTGCATCACTCTTTTTCAGTAATTTCGCAAATACATCCTTGTAAAATGTCTGAGTTATAGCTTCTCTCTTTTCTTCAGGATCCGTTACTCCTCCTAAAGCATTAAAGAATTCTTCCTGTGCTTTTATCAGTTCTATATTAACGCCTAATTCTTTGAATATTGAAACAACTTGCTCTGGCTCATTTTGTCTCATTATTCCATTATCAATAAAATATGTTTTTAGTCTATCACCCAAAGCTTTGTGCCCAAGCATTGTTACAGTTGCTGAGTCAACACCACCGGATAACGCACTTATGGCCGCTCCTTCGCCTATTATTTCTGAAATCTCAGTTATTTTCTCCTTTATGAATGTCTCAGTATCAAGCTCATTAGCTTTAATTTCTTTTATTTCCATCTCTTTTTCAATACTCCTAGTAAATGCATAAAGGCAAGCATTTCTTACAATCTTAGAATGATAAGATATAATGATGCTCACTAGGATAGACAAAAAAGTTCTATTTTTTAGTTCTTGTTTTTGCACCGATTTCATACATAGATCCTAGCGCTCGTCCTAGAAAAACGAGAAATACTGGAAAGACTACAGCCATTACTATCCATCCTATGCCCGGTATAGCTCGAAGTCCACTGACGATAATGAATAGAACAAACATAATGATTAGCCAAAGAATATAGCTTCCCCAGCCGATTTTTCCAACAATATTGAAAATTTCGCTGAACGCAAAAGCTTTCCCAAAACTATCCTTTTTTATCATATTGGATATGCCTATCAGATGTATTATTAATATTATGAAAATTATGATAAAGCCTATGAAAATTAAAAGAGCTCCAAATCCGATAAATGCAGGGCTAGCAAACATTTCCAAACCCCTCCATACACCTGGACCCCAAGTATCTGGCCCCCCTTTCCAACCACCTTGGCTCATAAGATTTCCGAATCCTGCACCAAAGATTCCTGCAATTACACTTACCATTCCAGCTCCTAATATTATAGCCGGGATTATCATGTAGATAACAGTTACAACCGCTATTTTCAGTCCTTGTATCCACATATCGACATATCCTTCAAGCTTTGGAGGTCTATTGGCTTTTGGAGAAGTTTTCAATACTCTAGCTGCATAACCCATCACAGCAAAGTTTACAATAGGTATTACTCCGAGAACAATTAATACTACGAGCCTTCCTAGATCGTCAAACATCTTCTTTGCATAATTTAATGCATCATTTAGATTTTTACTAATATCCATAATGTGACTCACTTAATCAAAATTCTTTAATCCTAAGTTTAAAAATTCTTCTATAAATTTTTCATTATCATTGTTTATTTTACTAGAAATGAAGAAATTTTTATAACGCTCTTAAGCCATCTTGATCTGGTTTCCAATTAAGATTAATTTGTTACTCTTCAACTTGATATAGAGTAATTTATTATTTAGAAGTTAAAGGAAAATCATAAGATGAATAATAAAATCAAGTATAAAGTCGTAGCATTTGATTTAGACGGTACTCTTGTTAAGAAACGCAATAGTTGGATAACTTTACATGAATATTTTGGGACTGTGGAAGGCGCAAAAAAAAATTTTGAAGCCTTTGAAAATTCTGAAATAGATTATTTGGAGTTTATTAGAAGGGATGTAGCTCTCTGGCCAAAGGGAACAAACATTGATGAAATTTTCCAAGTTCTTTCTATCTACAACCTTATGCCAAACTCCAAACATGTCACGTTAGAATTGAGAAAAAACGGTTATGTGCTTGTAATAGTAAGTGCGGGTATCGATATACTGGCAAAGAAAGTTGCACAGGATTTAGGATTTCATCATTTTCTTGCTAATGGTTTAGAAATAGATAAAAATGGATTTCTTACTGGTAAAGGCATTATCAGAGTGGATCCTCTTAAAAAACATGAGTCTTTGGATGCATATCTAAAAAACATTAATCTGACTTTAGATGATTGTATTTCAATAGGTGATAGCAGAATCGATAAGAATCTTTTAAAACATTCTGGTTTTTCCATTGCATTTGGAAACGATGAGAGTCTAAAAGAATGCGCAGATGTAGTGATTAATGACTTGATAGATTTACTTAAATATGCATAAGTAACTAATCCGAAAAAATTAAAATATGCATTGGGGGATCTCTTTCAAAGATATTGGATATATATTATGTTCGATTATAAGCGGTCGTAGTCTAGACTGGTCTAGGACATCGGCCTGCCACGCCGACGACCCGGGTTCAAATCCCGGCGACCGCACCATTTAATTTTAATTCTAATGTGCGATATTATTCTAATAGCCGGTTAATGTATGGTAGCTCAGATTGATTACACTTTTATTCTGAATTCTGAGATATTTTCATACGTAATTTTACCGCTTTTAATTTTCTTTGCCAGAATCTTAGATGTGAGCTTAGGAACAATACGTATAGTCCTTATATCAAAGGGCTTAAAATATTTCGCACCAATTTTTGGTTTTTTTGAAGTATTGGTCTGGATTCTTGCTATTGGGCAGATTATACAACATATTGATAATATTCTCTTATACATTGCTTATGCCGGTGGTTTTGCGATAGGTACATTTGTTGGAATTAAATTAGAAAATAGGCTTTCTCTTGGGCTCGTAGTTCTTCGAGTCATTACTAGAAAAGATGCATCCGAACTAATTGGACTCTTCAAACATCAACATCACGGATTCACAGTAGTTGAAGCTGAAGGTCCCAGTGGACCCGTCCATATAATATTCTCTGTAGTAAATAGACGTGATCTCAAGGAAGTTATTGCTGATATTAAAAAATTCAATCCACATGCTTTCTATACAATCGAAGACGCTAGGTTTGCAAGTATAGGGATATTCGCATCCAAAAGTTCACTGCAAAAAAGATTATCGCCTTTTTCAATAAAGTCAATAAGAAAAGGAAAGTAATTATGAAAAGACACTATTCTTCTTTTTTCTTTTCTTTTTGTCTTTTCGGTTTTGGAATTTGTAATCCTGAAGATGCCATCAAAGCCCCAGATAAAGATTCTAGCGGAACTGCAAATACAATGGTATTGCTCTGATCTTGACTTACGTCAGAAAGCGTAGATAATCTTCTCAATTCTATTGCTAAAGGAGATTTAGTTAAGGTCTCCGATGCTTTCCTCAAGTTTTCAGATGCTTTTAACTCTCCTTCGGATTTAATAATTACTCCTCTTTTCTCTCTTTCCGCCTCTGCTTGTCTGGCAATAATTCTTTTCATATCATCCGGCAATTCAATATCCTGCAACTCAACTATTGAGATATCTATGCCCCAATCTTCTGTGGTTTTGTCCACTATCTTCTTGACTTCCTCAGCAATAGCTTCTCGCTGAGTAAGTAGTTCATCAAGCTCATATTTTCCTACTACATTTCTTAATGTAGTTTGAGAGTATTGTTGAACTGAATATACGAAATCTTGAATTGCAGTTACACTTTTGACCGCTTCTTTTACTTTCATGAAAACAACTGCATCAATCTTGACCGAGATATTGTCTTTTGTTATGACCTCTTGCTTTCTGATATCTAAAGTCCTAATACGCATGTCTCTTCGATATATTAGTTCAATTATTGGGATTCTGAAGAATAATCCAGGTCCTTTAGTTCTATTATATCTACCTAATCTGAGTAATACTGCTCTTTCCCATTCTTTATTCAACTTGATTGTACTGGCAAACAAGAATAAAATTACAATTGCTAGAATGAAGTAGAAAAATATATCAAACACATTCAAGACAGACATCTCTCTTCTTACATTGTTTATTAAATCAATTTCATTAGCTCGATTTCCACTAGGTTTTTGTACCTTACATGGAATATAACGGGATCTAATGTACTTAATTGTATAGACATTCTCACATTTTATATTTTTTATGAAAACTGTATAAATTCTTATAAACCATGAGATAATAGTTGTTGCGAAGAAATATGAAATTATGCAAATTCTTTCTAGTAATTTTAATCATCGCTAGCATTTTGACCTCCGTATATTCCGTTGGTGCGACTACATGGGACGAGAGTAGAAATCTCTCGGAAGCTGAATACAGTCAGATAAGACCTCGTATTGCAGTAAATGAAGATATAATTCATATTGTGTGGGAAGATAATGCAAAAGGATCGATCCAATATATACGAAGCGTTGATGGTGGTAATACTTGGGAACCAGTAATTAAGCTAATGGACAGTGATGCTGTTCAACAGGATCCGGACATAGCTGTGTATGGAGATAATGTATACGTAGTATGGGAAGATCAACGAAACTCTGCTACGACTGGAAGCGACATTTATTTTAAACAAAGTGAAAATGGTGGCATTACTTGGAAAACTGAAGAACAGTTAACCATTAATGAAGCTAACCAGTGGAATCCAAGAATAGCTGCATTTGATGAGTATTTACATCTTACTTGGTTGGATGAGAGAAACATGGCAACAGCTAATTATGACATCTATTATCGACGAAGCACAACTTCAGGCCGAACATGGGATAGCGAGCAGAGATTGACATCAGATCCTTCTATCCAATGGAAACAGTCGATAGCCGCTTATGGCAATAATGTCTATGTGGTCTATGAGGATTATAGGGAATGGCACTATCCACCGGGCGGTTCCAAAGGAATAATTGTCTACTATGCTAGCAGTACAGATGGTGGTGAATCATGGTCAATCGATAATAGACTACCAACTGAGGGGACTTGGCAGATGTATCCAGATGTTGCTGCTAGTGAAAACTACGTCTACATTACATGGACTGATTTTAGAGGCTTTTTTGAATCATGGCTTGACATTTGGCTTACAGTCAGTGCAGATAACGGTAAAACATGGTCTAATAATACAAGGATAACTACAGACAGCAAGCTGCAAGATTATCCAAGAATAACCGCTGTTGGCAAACAGTTCCATATAGTATGGCAAGATTTCAGAAATGCAAATACAACCGGGATCGACATATATTACAGAAAAGGTAGCTTGAACACTGACTATAAAATCGATTTGGAAACACCAATCAGGTTAACAGAATCCGGATGGCAGTATGATCAAGCAATTACTGCATCCAATAATGAAGTGCATATTGTATGGACTGAGGAGAAACTATTGGAAACAAAAGGACAAGAAATATTCTATAAAAGAGGTACAAACTAAGGGAGCAGTGATAGTTTCTATGAAAAATATGGATATAAAAAAAATAAGTATGTTAATAATAGCAATCTTGATTATCGCTACTATTGGATGGCTAGGCATTAACTACATTGGTCAAGAGCAGGTTATTCCAACACCAACACCAGAAACAACACTAGAACCCACCCCAGAAACGATCCCAGAATCAGAAAGACAAATAGCACATAAAATATTAACTCCTCAAGAAGCATATGATTTGATTAAAGCTAACGAAGGCAATCCAAACTTTGTTATCTTAGACGTTCGAACTCCAGAAGAATTTGAGGAAGAACATATAGAGAATGCAATAAATATAGATTATTATATGGATGAGCGAACTAATTATACCAAATCTTTTAGGGACGAGCTTGATAATCTACATAAAGAAAAAACGTATCTTGTCTACTGTCTAGTAGATATCCGTAGCAGAACGACTCTGGAAATGATGGAACATTTGGGCTTTCGGGAAGTTTACGACATGTCAGGTGGAATTGTTCAATGGAAAGCTGAAAATCTACCAACTGTGAAATAAATCATTATTTTTTTACATAATTTAATTTAGCGCGCGCGCTGTTGGTCATAAATCAACAAAAAGCTGCAAATGTACAGTCATCAAGCAAAATTAATAATTTGATATTTAAGTTACTCTTTCAACGAAAATAGCAGCTTTTTTTCCTCAATTTCCTTTTGGATCAATCCCTCTTCTTCTAGGTATTTTAGATGGGCAATAGTCTCTAATGAAGCAAATAATTTTTGATGCATTGGAGATAATTCCCATGAATCACATTTCATATCCCACGTAATTTTTGATGCTATATGGAAAGCATCTTCGCGATTATTTTTTAATTCCGAGAGAACTTCATTAATTCTCATTTGATGATGATTTTTTAACTCTTGAACTTTTTTCTTACAATCCTTGA contains:
- a CDS encoding asparagine synthase-related protein, coding for MEIKEIKANELDTETFIKEKITEISEIIGEGAAISALSGGVDSATVTMLGHKALGDRLKTYFIDNGIMRQNEPEQVVSIFKELGVNIELIKAQEEFFNALGGVTDPEEKREAITQTFYKDVFAKLLKKSDAKFLLHGTILTDVEETVAGIKRQHNIFEQIGIDPEDVFGYKIIEPLVQLRKDGVRKVAKSLGLPDTIYNRPPFPGPALAARVIGEASPERVEIVRKATIIVEEELKNIDAFQCMAILHNDKVTGIRNGKRDFGLQIEIRCWDSVDARIAKPTKLSYEVLINLSERITNEVPNVVSVTYNIAKKPPSTMEAV
- a CDS encoding DUF4013 domain-containing protein: MDISKNLNDALNYAKKMFDDLGRLVVLIVLGVIPIVNFAVMGYAARVLKTSPKANRPPKLEGYVDMWIQGLKIAVVTVIYMIIPAIILGAGMVSVIAGIFGAGFGNLMSQGGWKGGPDTWGPGVWRGLEMFASPAFIGFGALLIFIGFIIIFIILIIHLIGISNMIKKDSFGKAFAFSEIFNIVGKIGWGSYILWLIIMFVLFIIVSGLRAIPGIGWIVMAVVFPVFLVFLGRALGSMYEIGAKTRTKK
- a CDS encoding HAD family phosphatase; translation: MNNKIKYKVVAFDLDGTLVKKRNSWITLHEYFGTVEGAKKNFEAFENSEIDYLEFIRRDVALWPKGTNIDEIFQVLSIYNLMPNSKHVTLELRKNGYVLVIVSAGIDILAKKVAQDLGFHHFLANGLEIDKNGFLTGKGIIRVDPLKKHESLDAYLKNINLTLDDCISIGDSRIDKNLLKHSGFSIAFGNDESLKECADVVINDLIDLLKYA
- a CDS encoding DUF2179 domain-containing protein — translated: MVAQIDYTFILNSEIFSYVILPLLIFFARILDVSLGTIRIVLISKGLKYFAPIFGFFEVLVWILAIGQIIQHIDNILLYIAYAGGFAIGTFVGIKLENRLSLGLVVLRVITRKDASELIGLFKHQHHGFTVVEAEGPSGPVHIIFSVVNRRDLKEVIADIKKFNPHAFYTIEDARFASIGIFASKSSLQKRLSPFSIKSIRKGK
- a CDS encoding SPFH domain-containing protein, with the protein product MFDIFFYFILAIVILFLFASTIKLNKEWERAVLLRLGRYNRTKGPGLFFRIPIIELIYRRDMRIRTLDIRKQEVITKDNISVKIDAVVFMKVKEAVKSVTAIQDFVYSVQQYSQTTLRNVVGKYELDELLTQREAIAEEVKKIVDKTTEDWGIDISIVELQDIELPDDMKRIIARQAEAEREKRGVIIKSEGELKASENLRKASETLTKSPLAIELRRLSTLSDVSQDQSNTIVFAVPLESLSGALMASSGLQIPKPKRQKEKKKEE
- a CDS encoding glycoside hydrolase, producing MLRRNMKLCKFFLVILIIASILTSVYSVGATTWDESRNLSEAEYSQIRPRIAVNEDIIHIVWEDNAKGSIQYIRSVDGGNTWEPVIKLMDSDAVQQDPDIAVYGDNVYVVWEDQRNSATTGSDIYFKQSENGGITWKTEEQLTINEANQWNPRIAAFDEYLHLTWLDERNMATANYDIYYRRSTTSGRTWDSEQRLTSDPSIQWKQSIAAYGNNVYVVYEDYREWHYPPGGSKGIIVYYASSTDGGESWSIDNRLPTEGTWQMYPDVAASENYVYITWTDFRGFFESWLDIWLTVSADNGKTWSNNTRITTDSKLQDYPRITAVGKQFHIVWQDFRNANTTGIDIYYRKGSLNTDYKIDLETPIRLTESGWQYDQAITASNNEVHIVWTEEKLLETKGQEIFYKRGTN
- a CDS encoding rhodanese-like domain-containing protein; its protein translation is MKNMDIKKISMLIIAILIIATIGWLGINYIGQEQVIPTPTPETTLEPTPETIPESERQIAHKILTPQEAYDLIKANEGNPNFVILDVRTPEEFEEEHIENAINIDYYMDERTNYTKSFRDELDNLHKEKTYLVYCLVDIRSRTTLEMMEHLGFREVYDMSGGIVQWKAENLPTVK
- a CDS encoding MBL fold metallo-hydrolase, with the translated sequence SLFSYEENPLRDYLQSLDKVFNLDIELALPGHRGFIKDCKKKVQELKNHHQMRINEVLSELKNNREDAFHIASKITWDMKCDSWELSPMHQKLFASLETIAHLKYLEEEGLIQKEIEEKKLLFSLKE